Within the Flavobacterium sp. CG_23.5 genome, the region TGAAAACAATAAAGAAACTCATATTCGAACAGCGATGTGGCTTTTTCCATTGTATTTATTGCTGTTCAATATTTTTGTATTCCCAATTGCATGGGGAGGAAATATTCTTTTTCAGGGAAAGGGATTCAATTCTGACACCTATTCATTATTGATTCCTCAATTTTTCAACAATAACTTCTTGACCGTTTTAGTATTTCTCGGAGGATTTTCTGCCGCCATATCAATGATTATTGTTTCCTCGATTGCTTTGGCGACTATGCTCAGTAACAACCTGTTAATTCCTTATGGTTTCGTGGGTTCTTTGGAAAATAAATCACCCGAAAAAAACCGTAAAAGAATCGTTAACAGTCGGAAAATAGGTATTTTTTCACTCATTATTTTGGCGTATGCCATCTACCGCATTTTCATTTTAGATTATTCATTGGTTTCCATCGGCTTAGTTTCTTTTGTTGTGATTGCGCAATTGGCACCTTCCTTTTTTGGAGCATTGTTTTGGAGAAGAGGTTCAAAAAAAGGAGCAATAACGGGAATTATCATTGGTTTTTTAATTTGTTTTTACACCTTATTAATGCCCTATGCTATAGGACTTACAAAATCATCCAGCCTCTTTATTCAGGAAGGTCCTTGGGGAATTGCATTGCTCAAACCCTTTCAGCTTTTTGGATTGGATTATTTAGAACCTATTCCGCAAGCTGTTTTTTGGAGTTTGTTTTTTAATATAATCAGTTATGCTGCAATTTCTGTAAGTTTCAGTGGAAATTATAGAGAACGCAATTACGCCGAAATGTTCGTGGATATTGACAAATACATTACCAATCACGAAAATGCATTTGTATGGAAAGGAACCGCATATATATCCGATATTCAAAAAGTTTTACAACGATTTCTTGGCGAAGAAAGAACCAAAAGGGCGTTGGCGATTTTCAATTTGAAATACAACATTGACAAAAACATCACCACTGCCGATGCTCGATTTATAAAATTTGCCGAGAATTTATTGACTGGACATATTGGTACGGCTTCCGCCAAAATCTTAATATCAAGTGTAGTAAAAGAAGACAAAATCAGCCTGACAGAAGTTCTGCGAATTCTCGAAGAATCCAAAGAAAACATCATCATTAACAAGAAACTGACAGACACTTCCAATGAATTAAAAAAAATATCGACCCAACTAAAAAATGCCAATCAGGAATTGGTTAATAAAGACATTCAAAAAGACGAATTTCTCGACACGGTTACTCATGAATTGCGAACACCAATAACCGCCATCCGTGCAGCAAGCGAAATCCTGCATGACGACGATGATATTCCAGAAGAATTGAGAAAACAGTTTTTACAAAACATCATCTCCGAATCGGATAGATTGAATCGCTTAATTGACAAAATTCTCGATTTGGAGAAATTCGAAACAGGGAAACAAAAAATTTATCTTTCTAAAAACAACATTTCAAAAACCATAAAAAACACTTTGGCTTCATTGAAACAATTGATTAAAAACAAAAACATAAGTGTTGAATTCGATGAGTCTTCCAAAGAAATAAAAGCATTTTATGATGAGGAACGCATCATTCAAGTTATTCATAATTTATTGTCCAATGCCATAAAATTCTGTTCAGAAACAGAAGGAAAAATTACTATTGCGATATTGAAAAAAAAGGAGGTTGTAGAAGTCCATATTCACAATAATGGTAAAGGAATTAAGGAAGAAGA harbors:
- a CDS encoding sensor histidine kinase, whose protein sequence is MSSIGLLLILGLYVSILFYIAYWAEKRSHSKWTNNPYVYSFSLAVYCTAWTYYGSIGVAANSGLSYLPIYLGPIIIIPTWMIILKRIIRISRVNKISSIADFISLRYGNSRFLGALVTMICIFGIVPYIALQLKSISDTFHIVTKTQSSDNIFTDTTTYVCLALALFASYYGTKYVDASEKRRGIVTAVAMESILKLVFFLIIGIYVTYFVYDGFGDIYTKASVLENFDKKNSIGDLTGAINWFFLCILSMFAIFLLPRQFHTAIVENNKETHIRTAMWLFPLYLLLFNIFVFPIAWGGNILFQGKGFNSDTYSLLIPQFFNNNFLTVLVFLGGFSAAISMIIVSSIALATMLSNNLLIPYGFVGSLENKSPEKNRKRIVNSRKIGIFSLIILAYAIYRIFILDYSLVSIGLVSFVVIAQLAPSFFGALFWRRGSKKGAITGIIIGFLICFYTLLMPYAIGLTKSSSLFIQEGPWGIALLKPFQLFGLDYLEPIPQAVFWSLFFNIISYAAISVSFSGNYRERNYAEMFVDIDKYITNHENAFVWKGTAYISDIQKVLQRFLGEERTKRALAIFNLKYNIDKNITTADARFIKFAENLLTGHIGTASAKILISSVVKEDKISLTEVLRILEESKENIIINKKLTDTSNELKKISTQLKNANQELVNKDIQKDEFLDTVTHELRTPITAIRAASEILHDDDDIPEELRKQFLQNIISESDRLNRLIDKILDLEKFETGKQKIYLSKNNISKTIKNTLASLKQLIKNKNISVEFDESSKEIKAFYDEERIIQVIHNLLSNAIKFCSETEGKITIAILKKKEVVEVHIHNNGKGIKEEDFEAIFDKFYQSRNQNVKKPIGSGLGLAICKSIIEHHKGNIWAENTKGNGATFIFTLPNYNTTENH